The Bradyrhizobium betae genomic interval CCTCGGCCAGGCGCGGGGCGAGCTCTCGTGCCGCGGTGCCAAGCTGATGCGAATGCCCAAGACCTTCCAGAATGACGTCAGCCAGCGTCTGCGTCGCACGCTCTGCAAACGACAGGCCGACGCCGTAGCCCTCTGCGATCTTGTCGGCCATCCAGGTGCCTTCCGGCACGATCACAGGCTTGCCCAGGCTGGCGGCTTCCGTGAAGACGCCGGAGGTCAGAAATCGATACGGCTGCGCTTCGTAGGCCAACACGACCAGCGTCGATCGCGCGAGGTATCCAAAATATTCGCTCGTGCTCATTTGCAGAGGAAGAAGCTCGACCAGCGGATCGCTGCCAAGATCGAGCGTGGCGATGCTTTGCGCGATATCACCGGCCGGCTTGATCAGGAATCTGGTAGCGGGGGCGCGCGCGTGAACGCGCCTGATGGTCTCGCCGAGATCGGTCAGGCATCGGCCCGATCTGCCGTTGACGTGGACATAGACCGTTGAGTCCGCAGCTTCCGGCGCCGTGGTGACGTCCGGCGGCCTGCCGAAATGGTGCTGCATCATGAAGGGGCGCCGGCGAAGCACTCGGGAGACGGAGCGCGCCTTGGCCTTCGAGTTCACCAGGAAGAACACGCGCTCACGCGCTGAGGCATTGTCGAGATCAGCGGACGCCAGTCGGTAGAACGCGGCCCGGGGCTTGAAGCGCCCCGTGTCCAGGTCGGTCAATTCGTCGCCGATGATGCGGAAGAACACGGCCGGGCGCTTGCCGGCCGGTTGCTCCGCGAGCCACCTGCCGATGCCGCTGATGAGGACCGGGTGCCCTCGCGGAAAGTAAATGATGTCGGATGAATCGAGGCCTTCGGCATCGAGCCAGGACCGGAAGGGCGCGAAGAGACGGGCAGTGTCGGCAAATGTCACTGTGGACTGAACGAAATTCTCGACGCTGACCTCGAACGCCGGAAGCGGCTTCAGCACACGATCCGCCCCGATGTCCGCTGCAAGCCGCTCGTCAGTCGTGCAAAGCACCAGGATTCGGGGTGTCAGGCCGATATCAGAGCTTTCGTTCCTGAAATGCAGAAGCTCGTTGAATGAATGGCCTGATACGCCAAAGCTCGCAAAGGCCGGAATGACGATCCTGGGCCCGGCGGGACCTTTTCGAGCGGGTGGCGAAGTCATCAAGGGGCCCGGCAAACGTGCATGCGCTTGCGGATGTGTACGTCAATCCCCCAATTTCAGGAAGTTATTCGTAAGACCGCCGGCAGCGGGATCGAGTGAGATCCCGCCGCCGCTCGGCCATTTGCAGGCTCAGGGGAGAACCGGCGGATGATACGTAAACGTCGACATCAGGATCGCCGCCACGATCATCACGATCGGAAAATGGATCAGGAACTGGATCGACGTGTAGCCGATCAGATCCTTCGACTTCAATCCGAGGATCCCGAGCAGCGGCAGCATCCAGAACGGGTTGATGAAGTTCGGCAGCGTTTCGGCGATGTTGTAGACCATGACGGTCCAGCCCAGATGCGCCCCGACCGAATTTGCCGCCTTCATGATGTAAGGCGCTTCGATGATCCATTTGCCGCCTGCTGACGGAATGAAGAATCCGAGCACGGCGGAGTAGATGCCGACCAGGAAGGAAAACACGGTCGAGCTGGCGGAGGCATCGACGAACCAGTGCGCGATGGTGTCCGACAGCGTCACGCCTTTGGCGTTCGGCACCTTGGTGAGCATCTGGGCGATGCCCGCATAGAACGGAAATTGCAGCAGCACGCCCGACACGCTCGGCATCGCCTTGGAGAACGCTTCGAGCAGGCTGCGGGGACGCCAGTGCAAGAG includes:
- a CDS encoding glycosyltransferase; translation: MTSPPARKGPAGPRIVIPAFASFGVSGHSFNELLHFRNESSDIGLTPRILVLCTTDERLAADIGADRVLKPLPAFEVSVENFVQSTVTFADTARLFAPFRSWLDAEGLDSSDIIYFPRGHPVLISGIGRWLAEQPAGKRPAVFFRIIGDELTDLDTGRFKPRAAFYRLASADLDNASARERVFFLVNSKAKARSVSRVLRRRPFMMQHHFGRPPDVTTAPEAADSTVYVHVNGRSGRCLTDLGETIRRVHARAPATRFLIKPAGDIAQSIATLDLGSDPLVELLPLQMSTSEYFGYLARSTLVVLAYEAQPYRFLTSGVFTEAASLGKPVIVPEGTWMADKIAEGYGVGLSFAERATQTLADVILEGLGHSHQLGTAARELAPRLAEETGLRRFVETMVSLAKTAPDMEPGYGIGEEIDFGDALDSRGFMGNGWSDTEPWGTWSVGGRAELSVKLAAKPDRQLFLNAFAFAHLPRQDHEGVSVRVYCGDEPIAEWTFTPAEVRGGEPRWVSALLPAPEQLGDVLHFVFEIDGASSPYAEGLSHDRRDLGLGLCRLSMTEQASVSTEPAVEREPPPAPRKARLLARLVDRIKS